A region of the Ktedonobacteraceae bacterium genome:
ATGGAATTACGCGCTTAGCCTGGCTGGATGAACGCGCCGATGAACTGGCCACCCAGTATCTTACAGAGCATGTGGTTGCTGACAGAAGCGCCTACACCCTACAAACCGAACGAGCGGCGCTGCGCCTGTTCTTTGGCGACTGGAGCCTAGCAGCTACAGTGATGATCCCCAGGCGTACCCGTACTACTATCACCCGCTCACGCGGTCCCGCCACCTATGACCGGCACTTCCAGCCAGCCAATTGGCAGATGCACATCCGCTTCGCCCAGGCCTGTGGGCTACGCCGGGCAGAACTCCGCGATCTGCGGGTGCGTGATGTGTATACGGCTGACGATGGAACCCTTTTTGTGCATGTCAAAAATGGCAAGGGAGGGAAAGCTCGTGAGGTGCCCGTACTCTCCGGTCATGAAGAGGAAGTACTGTCCGTTGTTCAGGGGCGAGCACCTCACGAAAAAGTCTTTGACCACATCCCCAAGCACATGGATGTGCATAGCTATCGGCGCGACTCGGCCCAACGCCGCTATCTGCAGCAGGCGCCAGGGCTAGCATTACCTCCAGTTGAAGGGCGACTGAGGCATGAGGACTATGACTCTGCCGCAACCCAAGAGGTTTCGTGGGCCCTGGGGCATAATCGGCTGGATGTGGTGTTGCGGCATTATCTGCGCTAGCAAGCACCGTAGCGGTGCAGGAAACCCCCTGTCCTCCCTAAAACACCTCGCAACGTCGATTCCACTTTCGACATAGGTCTTTCGCGGTCAGGTTTTACTTGAAGCGGAGATACGCTGTTCTTTCAATCGCTCTCATGGATCTCGACGTTTCGCTACCAGCGGGATCATTATAGCTGGACACAACTATTGATTTCTGCTAATATATATTTACGGAAATAGATCAGGCAATTCACCAGGACTTATTTCTGCTAAGGTTATTGGCGCAAGCGAGAAGACAAGGTGGTTCATGAAGCGGACGGCACATCCACCACTCTCACATGCTGGGCTGGAGGCACTGGCTTCCGATGAGGACTGGTTGCACGAGCTGGAAGATCTCACCCCAGCCTCCATTCGCAATTACCTGAGCGATCTGCGCCACTTCATCGCCTGGTAT
Encoded here:
- a CDS encoding tyrosine-type recombinase/integrase, producing the protein MGSRKSIIREAIERLDTLMAIGESRFQAKQAQRAASPDGGWTVSTGKIHSHTTRKVYQQQVLAFINWARTNHGITRLAWLDERADELATQYLTEHVVADRSAYTLQTERAALRLFFGDWSLAATVMIPRRTRTTITRSRGPATYDRHFQPANWQMHIRFAQACGLRRAELRDLRVRDVYTADDGTLFVHVKNGKGGKAREVPVLSGHEEEVLSVVQGRAPHEKVFDHIPKHMDVHSYRRDSAQRRYLQQAPGLALPPVEGRLRHEDYDSAATQEVSWALGHNRLDVVLRHYLR